ggtctgcagccatggcagcgtaatcgagtcccaagggaacggaccctgccacctcccgggagaggcagtcagcgaccaagttgtccttgccagccacgtgccggatgtccgtggtaaactctgagacGGCAGAGAGCTGAAGctgttggcgcccagaccacggctcggaagtcttggccatggcaaaagtcagcggcttgtggtcgacgaaggcagtgaaacggcggcctacCAACGGGAACCTGGAGTGTCGGGAGGCGAGGatgagacccaggagctcccggtcgaaggtgcagTACTTCCGCttgttgtccttaagctgtttgctaaagaaggcaaggggctgccaggcgccgcccacccactgctcgcacaccgcctcgaccgcatagtcagaggcatcggtcgtgagggcaatcggggcagtgggggacgggtgcgccagcaaagcggcattggccagcgcagccttggcatcgtccaaagcttcgtccatccccggggaccagtctacctcgcccttggcttccttgccccgcagggcctcatacaagggccgcatgcggtgagctgcgtggggaatgaacctgttataaaagttcactatgcccaagaactcctgcagggacttcacagtgcgggggcgtggaaaactggcgacggcgtccactctggcggGAAGCGGAACCGCTCCTTGCGaggagatgcggtggccgaggaagtcgatggacgacaggccaaacggACActtgggttgactatgagtccatgcgcaccgagccgctcgaacaactgccggagctgcgtcaggtgctcctccgcggatgcgctggccacgagaatgtcatccaagtaaacaaacaagaacggcatatcccgtagcacagagtccatcagccgctggaacgtccacgctgcccccttgagaccgaaaagtcctgtatgtgtggggtgggatagcggtcattggcggtgacgctgttcaggcggcgaaagtcgccacgacccatccgccttgggcaccatgtgaagcggcgaggcccacgcgctgttggaacgcctcactatacccagacgctccatgatggcgaactcctccttagctgtagacaattttaccgcgtcgaggcgccgcgcgcgcgcaaaaactggcggtcccagagtgggaatgaaatgttctaccccgtccGTGTTCAGTAACCGCggaggaaaaggcaggtgtagtcaccgatggagaatccgccagcaagcgctgaaaaacatcccctaatgctaaaaagttagcgtgtgttaacggcccggctccccctgtctcgcacggaacagtggcgaaagacacagcatcaattaaacggcggtttgcaacatcaaccagcagaccattagcacacagaaaatccgcgccgatcatcggaaccgtaatggcggccactacaaagtcccactcaaaatggcgcccgtggaagcaaacagtcaccaaccttgtgccaaacgtcgcaatggacgaaccgttagctgcactcaactgtgggccgccgccttcggccgacctgtctgtcttagcagaagggagcaggctcttttgcgagcctgagtccaccagaaaccgtcttcctgacatcgagtccttaatgaagagcagctcactaggtccgccagcgcccacagctgctactgagcgctgcccgggagtttcccgccgcctcaaacgtgcacggagggagcagcgcctcgccttgccgccgaaccgctggtggaagaaacagaggcctctcccgcgccgtctccaggcagtcacttcagccaccactgccgggtccgcgtcctccgacgccggctgcagaggctccgatgccacactctgcccagagaaccgtctggtagccagcaggacccgatcggcctcctcagccaaacctcggcagtcaccagcggccagacacggggagttacccaaagccgcgcgcacaggagacgggagctggcgcaggaaaacgtgcgggaaaaggaatccaccttcgaccagatagtatctggagtcgtccgcggagattccacgcaggtggaacagcgcctcgacatgctggaaccacgaggccgggtcgctctgccagaactctgggagcttcacagccgcggcgagaacggccggctatgagagttggggcggcgtggccgaagtgaattcacactcttcttctgctccaaacatgttcaattcggagtcaccaatgtggcaggatgaggaaaaacacaggagacgaaggcgagtttgaactttattcctcagctccaaaaccatactgaaacaggaacaaccctgcaccataGAGCCCGGGAAGggaaaccacgcccccagctcacagccctgctgggcgagaggcatagcccctagtgtccgccgaAAAATCAGTTATTCTAATTAAATACATAACAACCTGCTAAACATATGGCTTATATCTAAATCAGGGATAACATTTAAACATATAATTAGATAAATACATATGTTATAAACCATTATATACTTAATTGAAATGTTATTGCTGTATTTAAGACACAACATTTTAACACTATTAAATATTTATATGTTATCTTAAATCGGAGTttgagaaatatatatatatatatatattgatatatatatcgatatatatatatattgatatatatattgatatatatattgatatatatatattggactTCACACTTGGCAGGATTTATTAACTCTGAGTTATATGCTAATTACCCCGCCCATCTCTGACTCTTTGGGTCAACTAGGCCCTCTGAAAGTGCCTTCAGAAGTGCCTGAGAGAAATACTACTTTCGCAATGTTGACAGCGGATACGGCGTCTTACAACTTATGTGCTTGCTATGGTAGCATAACAACCAACTACAGCAGAAATACAGACACAACTAAATAACTTGAGCGTTAGTAAACGTAACCTAACATGATTTCAGCTTACATCTGTTACGGCTCGgtccgcccaccccgcgccgtggcccgcccaccccgcgccggcagccaatcagctcgtcagggccgggcttagccgtcagggctgggcttagtttgGTGGTCTCccggcgcccgttgtcagttcgtgccgtaacctcctcgcagtagcggctactcttctcttacggtgcttttctctccgagctcatcccagcccttggttcatgatttcccttgcaaagtttccccgtggaagtatcctgccgtgttcccagtttggattacccgcgagttttttccctcggacttcccgttttcttgtcgctcattgccctcctgtgtttgactgttgtacgAGCAACGAATGAAGTACGCCACTtccggctaaccccatctctggggtcttccacaaaccctaacaacatCAGCGAAAGCATATACCCTTACCGTAACCTTACGGCACAGTGGTACTTTAACAGCTAGATTAGCAAGATAGCTAGCTAATATCTATCCAATAATGTGTACATACTAGTTGGGGCAGTGCTTTATGGACACAGTTGATGGTGTTGCTGTGAATAAATCACAGTTCGCTGCCTCCGCTGAATGGTAAGAAGACATCTTGTTGTATAATGGAAGCGGTGTGTATACAGAGCAATATGTAAGGAGCTGTACTTGCCTGAAACAAAAAACCTAGCCACGAGACAAGGGCCCCTCTTACAAACACTGTTACCACGCAGCCCTTCCAGCTCGTACCAGTGGGCTTTCTTCATCTGGAGAAGTGCAAAGGCAGCTGTGAGTACATATTGGTAGTTGTAGATCTTTTTACCCGCTTTGCGCAGGCATACTCTACAACATCCAAGTCTGGAAAAACAGTGGCTGACAGAATATGCAGTGATTATGCCCTCAAATTTGGATTCCCAACGCGCATTCACCACGATCAGGGGGGTGAGTTTGAAAATAAGCTCTGCTCACAACTGAGCAAACATTGTAGCGTGGCTGGGTCGGGGACTACTCCTTCTCATCCGCAGGGGAATGCACAAGTGGAACGCTTCAGTCGCACGTTAATGCAGAAACAGCTCACAGATAGAGACAAGTTGAACCGGAAAGACTCTCTGAATAAGCTCATATTTGCTTATAACTGCACACGCACAGGAGTAACAGGCTTCTCCCCATTGTACCTACTCCCCGAGACTACCCACTGACGTGTTGTTTAACGTGCCCACTGAAGCAGGAAGTGGTAGTCATGTTACGTTGACCAGTGGAAGCAAGGAATACAAGAGGCATATGCCATTGCACGAGAAAATGCACACAAATCCGGCCAGAGAAACAAGAGGATATATGATGGCAAGGTGAGGAGTTCGGTGTTGTACCCTGGTGACCATGTGTTAGTGCAAAACATGACCATCCGGGGTTGACCTGGAAAATTGAGGAATACCTGGGAAGATATCATTCATACTGCAGCGAactcaggggacaacgcaaccacagtaactgccgcggccgggaagcgaacccgtatcgcccgtaccgcagcaggcatcgctaaccgctcgactaaagggtcagattcaCGAGCCAgctgccagcgtgtcttcttatccatgcacgttacactacccccctccttcgggaagcgcgtccccgcgcttaagcatatcagctccttcacgcctcagagcgcatacgcttccgatggccttacgatcgctccatcccacttctgacaccaatgcagcgaactcaggggacaacgcaaccacaggaactgccgcggccgggaagcgaacccgtaccgcccgcaccgcaggagacatcgctaactgctcgactaaagtgtcagacccgcgagccagcggccagcgtgtcttcttatccatgcacgttactgtaacgtgcatgcacGTTACGTGCATGTAttccagttcctgtggttgcgttgtcccccgaattcgctacattggtgtcagaagtgggatggagcgaccgtaaggccatcggaagcgcatgcgccctgaggcgtgaaggagcggaAATGCCTAAGCGCGGGGAcgccttcccgaaggaggggggatagtgtaacgtgcatggataagaagacacgctggccgcgggCTAGCgcatcggaccttttagtcgagcggttagcgatgtctcctgcggtgcgggcgatacgggttcgcgtcccggccgcggcagttcctgtggttgcgttgtggttgcgttgtcccccgaattcgctacaatagtatAGTTCGGCAAGTGGTAAAGGATGTTCCCATTTATGAGTTGAGACCTGAATGCGGAAAAGGAAAGTCAAGGATTCTGCATCGAAACCTCCCCCTACCATGCGATCACCTgccagtcatactcgaccccgagtgaccgccgatgatggtaATAACAAATACTCCCTTTTCAGGTACGAGTCCCGTCAGATAAACCGTTCATGTTCACATGTGTGTTAGTTAAATGTGTATATGTGCTCTGAAAGTATCGGTATGATGGTATGCCCGTGTATTGTGAAGTTAATTACATGATGATAAATAAGCTAACCATGCTAACCTCATGTAATGCTAACCTCGTGGTGTGGCGGGAAAACCATACAGCGGCCACTGTGGTTTGTAGACTACTCTGTGTGTACGTTTGCCGAAATGTACGTGTTATTAATTCAGTTACTGTTAGTGTTGTAGCTTATAAAGTATGCGTTAGTGTTACCAGTAAGGGCAAATATGATGATTCGTAATAAAGAGTAGTAATTTTCCATTTGTGCTAATGCATCGATAGCagtctgttatgtatgcacacatcgacagtgctgcatttgatttggtgctgttctattgtgctgggatcgattggtgatgcctgcgggctctgggttgtttgatcgggtctgcctttgatgctgtgtcagtctaaataaagaatgccacggagaggttgtgtcgagcgacagcgctgtgtcctgacgtgatttctaaatacaatacagtCCATTTCCATTGTGCTTCTGTGACATCAGGGTCAATAGAAACctacactacatcacaatacgtacgtgtcagaggacacgtttttgcgagaccgaaatacTGCATATGGacacggtcaactgagcatgcgcgaaatgcctctaccatgcctccacacgccccgcgtagcatccaggcgctgggattctaggaagacccgcccctactctgcgtctgattagctaactttaaccctaacctacccagacaacggaggcaacgagtacttgcgcatgctcagttgaccgttctctgcatcgacgggaactagcctctaccatgctcagaccgctacaccaccgcggacgggGGCGGGTTTTAGATGTCATACATCAGTGAGGGGGCTTGGCTTGCATTTGATTGGTCAGGTGGTGGGACTTTGGACAGTGGTTGCTTCTGATTGGTCAGGGGGCAGGGCTTAGTGGTCGTAAGTCCCTCAAAGCCATTTGATATGCTAATGTAACAAAGAGGGGATACTGCCTCCCTCACGTATGACGTCATGTAAAGCGGAAAGGAAAACAAAGTAAACTCGGCACATCTTCCCTGGATGAGTAAGGAGATGAAAGGCAGGAGTCTTTAAATGTTCTCTTGTGTGTTTATTGGTTTACATTTTGGGCAAAATATAAACCGACGTAAAATACATGTGGATTCTTGAAACAGTTGAACTAtctgacaagaaaaaaaaaagcactgacaAAATCATGTAAACTAAGAGAGATCAGAAAAAGCAGAAGACTGAAGCGGAGTTAAACGGAAGTACTTTCAACTGAAACCAAACGTGAGCCTCAGAATCCAGAAGAAACCCAAGTGTGTCACTGGAGGGTCCACCTCTTCGATCTTATTTCTCAGTTCTacaggtttgtttttttgggaaaATTATTTCCAGACACACTTCAAAACACCAACTGAGGAAAACCATACGCCAGTTccctgctacccccccccccccaggacatcTTTTGCTCGCGGTCAAagtccagccattatccgaaccgctgatcctgctctcagggtcgctggagcgtagcccagcagtcactgggcggcaggcggggagacaccagggACAggccaccacgcacacacacgttagtacggctgatccacctgacctacatgtctttggactgggggaggaaaccggagcccccggaggaaaccctcgcagacacggtgagaacatgcaaactccacacagaggacgacccaccaaggtaggactaccccggggcttgaacccggaACCTTCTCGCTATAAGGAGAACAAGGCGGTGTTGTCCTGTTGCCACAGGATCCTTCCTCCAACATGTCTCAACAGTCGAACACACCTCCCCAGATTGAAGTTCCTGACTTGGGTCACACACCAGATCAGCACCACAGAACCAGAACATTCTACTCTGGCTTTCTGCTGGAAGGGATGCAAACTGCGTTTGCTCAGTCAACAGCCACATTCTGGTGGTCTCCGTTTGCAAAGTGAGGTTTATTTTGTCATGTTTTTGGTCTTTTGAAGAGAAATGACACACTTTGTTTCAATGTGTATTTGACTTTGAAAAAAACAAGTTACATTTTCACAAATGTTTAATATCTACAGTACACCATAGCTCCTTATAATGCAAGCATGACAGTCTTAAGTATGCTGGTGGTGTGATCTAAGAGTAAATAGCATCACTTCTCTTTTGCCCCCTGCTCTCCCCAGACAGGAAGTCCGGCTCATCTCTTGGCATAATAGCATGAGGGTTTGTTTCTGGGAAACTCTGTCCGTGTCCCAGCACCTGTCGGACAGTCATGTTCAGCCTGGAGCGCTGCATGTACCTGGAGCACACCGCCCAGTCCTCCTCACACACTTGCTCCACAAGGGGGCCCTCTGTCTGGTGCAAGTTCTGGGCAACCCCTTGGTCAGTCTCAAAGGCTGGATGGGAGGGGTCTTCTTGAGGCGCTGGTACGATTCGTGGCACAGCATGGTAGAGGAGGCGGCTGGAGCCTGACATGACCATCACGTCGCCGCTGTGCATGAACATGGCGGTCGGCAGGTCTTCTCTCCGAGTGCCGCCCAGCAGGAAGATGGCCGACCAGCCGAAACTATCAGCAAACCAAACAAAGAATACACCGTTTTCCCCACTTCCTGTTGGTGACACGCAGCCTGGACACGTGACGCTGTTGGTAGGATTCTGAATGCTGATTGATTATTTTAACATGAAATACATTACACTTACCATCAAATACCCAGGGTCAGGGTTGTGACACTGACACCCTGCTCACTATGTGTATATTTAAACTAATCTGCTAAACCCGGGGTGCTAAGCATCTCCTACCTGAATGAGATCAGCGGCGGTGAGTGGTCCAGCTCCGACTCGTCCACATGGATTCCTAGTGAGGAATCGGCGTGGTAGTAGTTAAGGATTCCGGCCTCAGGACTGAAGCTGGGAAAGCCGCATGCTGCTGCTATGTTGCTGGAGAGTGAGTGGAGGCTGGCTGGGAAAGGGCTGTGATGTTTGGCTGAGTACGTCTGTGAACCAAATCACAATAGAGGACATGTGTCCGGCGTCTGACTACACAACATGTTGCCAGTCCACACATGGACAATACCCCAATGtcacgaccctcggtctggagagtgCAACAATTGGTGTACTGGGTAAccgtgaggtgagggtgcaacacaatGAGACAAATGTTTAAATATAATACAATAAATATATTattgacaccatgacaggacaaggaaaccgagcggttgccaaaacaataaactactaaaAAAAAATACCCCCCTCCTGACGGTGCTGAacagcaccaaacctaaagacagaaggtggcaacatctcctaacctagtgtgtctaataaaggcagaggtaagctacgtgatggggtgtttgcccatgggcatcttaccttgatccccttgcccaaaagaactaaacaaattgAAGGCTAAACGTAACCAAAATACTCAAGATTTAAACAATGCAAAACTTAAATGAAAACGGGCCAGACGTCACAAACACAAAGCAGCTACAAAAACAAagccatcaacacaaagtagctacatcacacaaactaaactagctagcCGGGGAactggtttaaatgggagactgcacagctgatggaaattggatgattcgttgacaggttgattaggtgatgaggagcacccggcggatacctgaatgtagagtcagagtgagggttagatacaggagggaACACACCAActatacggacacggacacacccgtggccctaacagccaacaacacacggACAATACCCCAATCACACatgtgtcagtactgaaccacaggcttggactcaaaacgcagactcagtccacaaaaatcagtccttttaatcggaaagaggtcggtacacaggtggtcagataacaaggcaacagtgtccaaatcggcaggcgaaaggcgaggtcgaaaaggcaaaaacaggtcaggaaactatagggctaaagaaactcacacaaggggaaaaatgctggaacgctgtcacaaggaacaagacgaactggcacagaaggaagggaacactaagactatatactctggaggaggggagacaatgagacacaggtgcaacacattagggtaGGTAATCATACAAGAGGgaaacacatgagggcaggaagtaaaggacctgaaacgagacaagaggtgagtatcaaaataaaacaggaagtacaagacaaagaacactgcgagaaacaaaagataatttaactatccagacggggcgtgacagtacccccccccccctacggcCGACTCGAGACAGCCCAGGGTCGCCAGGGTGGGCCCGATGGATATCccggatgagggaggggtccaggatgttgctggCTGAGACCCAGGAATGTTCCTCCGggccgtatccctcccagtcgTAAACATtgtaaacagggccaccatcgacgaaccgggggggagggggcctggaggcagggaccagagggctttctatggccggtttgatctgactcacgtggaaggatggatggactctcatggctctggggagtttgagcttgacagcaactgggttaatgactttggaaatagggaatggccccacaaacctgggagcgagtttccgggactccactctgagaggcaggtctttagtggatagTCATACCCTCTGGCCGCTCCTGTAAGTGGGGGCAGGGATCCGCCGTCGGCCAGCCGCCTTCTTGTAACGCTCGGAATTGCGGAGCAGGGTGCATCGGGCCCGGGCCCAGGTGTGGCGACAGCGGTGAACCAGAGCCAGCGCAGAGGGcacactgacctccctctccagagcagggaagagaggaggttgatatccataggcacactgaaagggggagagaccagatgaggaacatgggaGGGAATTGtgcgcatactcaacccaggtgagctgactgctccatgtgttggggctctgggaggcgaggcaacgcaggctggtctccagctcctggttcagccgctccgtctgaccgttggtttggggatggcggccagatgagaggctgacggatgctcccaggagtgaacaaaaagcccgccagaactgtgccacaaactgcgggccccagtcagacacaatgtccctggggaagccatggaggcgaaaaacatgatgcagcatcacctcggctgtctccttggctgagggcaacttgggcaagggaacaaaatggaccatttttgaaaatctatccaccaccatgaggatggtggtgttacctttggaagggggggggcagtcacaaagtccacggtgatgtctgaccagggtcgatgtggcacagggagtgggcgaagctgaccagaagctgggtgtcgggagaccttactgcgagcacacaccggacaggctgccatgtactctgtcacctccttctccatgaccggccaccagaaccgctattgtatgacgaacaaggtcctgcgtactccagggtgacaggataaccgggaagagtgggcccagtggatgacctgaacgcaagacaggaggcacaaacagccggttCGGTTGACAGCCGGCCGTAGGTTGACAGTTCACTTTGGCTTCGttgacccttctctcaatgtcccaagtgacagagcccacaacacacgagggaggaagaatgggagAAGGATCTTTGCAAGAGTGCTCAGAggagagagcatcaggctttaagttcttggagccagggcgataggacagggtgaaatggaaccggttgaaaaagagagcccaccttgcctgccgagagttgagcctcttGGCCGTCCTCAAGTACTCAAGGTTTTTATGATCCATCCAGATGAGAAAAGGCTGTTCGGCCCCCTCCAAcaagtgcctccactcctccaatgccactttgatggcaagcagctcatggttgccaacatcatagtttctctgaggccgacagcttgcgggaaagaaaggcacaggggtgtagcttattgtccttagccAACCTgtgagagagaacagctcccagccccacatcggaggcatccacctccaccacaaactgcaggttggggtcaagtaacgtgaggacaggagctgaAGTGAAGCTTGTCTTCAAtctctggaaagcgagctcagcccgggggttccactggaagctagccttagaagaggtcagtgcatgacggggggcagcaacagaacaAAAAATTCTGACGAACTTCCTTTACAAATTAGCAAACCCTAGGAATCGTTGAACCTCTTTACAgctagtgggagtgggccaatcAACAACAGCGCTaccttttctgggtccatcctgacctccccctcagacacgaTGAACCCCGGGAAGGACACGGAGGGCACATGAAAAtcacacttctcagctttgacaaagagttggtggtggaggaggcgctggaggacCCGCCGGATGAGCTGAATgtgagtttgctcatcaggggagaagattaagatgtcgtccaggtaaacaaaaacaaactcattgagcaTATCCCGGAGCATATCATTCACCAGGGCCTGAAAAacagctggggcattggtaagtccaaacggcatgaccaggtactcgtaatgaccactgggggtgttaaatgctgtcttccattcatccccctcccttattctatggagggtaccagtatgcttcttctccactcctcaggcatcatctcactttccaagattgtgttaaacaatctcgttaaaaactagattgtttaagagGAACATGAGTCAAAACAtgatgaccactcacaggtgaacggaatgatgttgatcatctccaaacaagtaCACATGTAAAGTTCGGGGTAGACTAggtggtaagtgaacaatcagttcttgttgtcaatgtgttggatgcaggaggaatgggcaggagtaaagactcaCTCTTTGTGCAGCTctgacaagggccagattgtgGTGTCCAGGCGACTGGTCAGAGCACCTCTGGAATGTCAAGGTTTgcggggtgctcctggtcagcagctgTGAGtatctactgacagtggtccaaggagggacaaaccacaaactgttgACAGGGTGTTGtccacccaaggctcactgatgcgtgAGGGCAACGGAGGTTATCCCttctggtctgaaccgacagaaggtctactgtggcacaagtcacagaacattttatgatggctacaggaggaatgtgtcacaacacacactgcatcgcaccctgctgtgtatggcgATCTGCGGCGGTTTACTCTGGCGGTCTACTCTAAtcagtctgtggctacgcagccgcAGACCGATCAGAGTGCCcaggatgacccctgtccaccattgaaagcgcctacaatggacaCGCAAGCGTcaaaactggaccttggagcagttgaAGAAGATTGCGtggtccgatgagtcctgttttcttttggatcacgtggatggccatgtatgtgtgtgctgttTACATAgaaaagtgatggcaccaggatgcactgtgggaagacaacaagccaGTAGAGGTAGTGTGATGCTCTGAGTAATGTTcggctgggaaaccctgggtccagccattcatgtggacatcaaacTGACACGTACTAccaacctaaacatcgttgcagaccaggtacaccccttcatggtgacggtatttcctgatggcagtggcctccttcagacggataatgtgccctgtcacactgcacacattgtttgggaatggtttgaggaacatgatgaagtgttcaaggggTTGCCCTGACCTCCAAATTTTccggatctcaatctgattgagtatctgtgg
The DNA window shown above is from Lampris incognitus isolate fLamInc1 chromosome 16, fLamInc1.hap2, whole genome shotgun sequence and carries:
- the alkbh1 gene encoding nucleic acid dioxygenase ALKBH1: MAASVMEHGEDAFRKLFKYYKQRNPPPVLSDVIDFSKGVRSEKVVAVKLDPSAVSDGKARRAGLQPVRDWRAFGLQGYPGFIFISNPFLLGSQAFWVRQCLKTYPQKPNVCNLDMHMSPTDTEDIWSKSAQFLRSPPSGKGKPKTLLEKLRWVTLGYHYNWDTKTYSAKHHSPFPASLHSLSSNIAAACGFPSFSPEAGILNYYHADSSLGIHVDESELDHSPPLISFSFGWSAIFLLGGTRREDLPTAMFMHSGDVMVMSGSSRLLYHAVPRIVPAPQEDPSHPAFETDQGVAQNLHQTEGPLVEQVCEEDWAVCSRYMQRSRLNMTVRQVLGHGQSFPETNPHAIMPRDEPDFLSGESRGQKRSDAIYS